The sequence cacacacacacacacacacacacacacacacacactcacaaatggaAAACGGAAAAAgtcttttagaaaaagatttaCAAGGcgtttgggcagtggtggcgcacgcctttagtcccagcactcaggaggcagaggctggtggatctccgagttcgaagccaacctggtctacatgtaGACCGAGTTTcagcacagccagagctatacagagaaactctgtctcgaaaaacaaaaaaacaaacaaacaaacaaacaaaaaaaaagatttaaaaggcAACACAACATGAACCTAGATactaaaatggaaatatttaatatattagaGAGATAAAAAGCATTAATATgtggggaaaataaaatacaaaaatggaaatatttaaaacataagatttcaaaaccaaaaattaaaatgttacataTGTGAATTTAAATATTACTAGCACGccagttttaagttttattttaaacaggCTCCTTCCCGGTCATTCCAGCACTGGCCAGGCTGCCTGCCCTATGAGGGCTGCCACAACCTCGGTGCCATCCTGAGTCCTGCAAGAAGTTCCAGGCTGACCCGACTACAGAGTGGTACCATATTCCAGAAATCCCCAAATGAGGACCCGTGAGGAGACTcgtgcatgtgccaccatggggGACGAGGGCAGTTCTATCTCCATAACccgcatggtggaaggaaaggacgACTTCcccaagtcgtcctctgacctccacttaaTCACCCACACGCCCCTCCTCcaattcatgtatgtatgtatgtatgtatgtatgtatgtatgtatgtatctatctctatctctctctctacctatctacctatctatctatctatcatctatttttcgagacaaggtctctctgtacaacagccctggctgttctggaactcactctgtagcccaggctggccttgaactcaccgagatctgcctgcctctgcctctgcctcccgagattACAGACTACAGAcggcgccaccacgcctggccataTATTATTTTAACAAACTACTGCTCCCTGCATTAAATGTTCACCCACTGCATCGACTGTAGTCGAGCTCCTGGGCTCCCGGACCCgagctccccagcccccaccccgaGGTTGCCGCCGCGCAGGCAGCGCCCTAGCCAGCCCGCCGCCGCGAGGACCCACAGCCAAGATGGCGGCAGCCGCGACGCCGGCGCGCGGCCTCCTGCGGCTCCCGGCGGCTCTGGGCCCCAGGTCCTGCAACTACCATGCGCCGCCGCCCCCGCGCCGCCGCCCCGGACCCCAGTGGCCAGACCCGGAGAACCTGCTGAGCCCGCGATGGCAGCTAGGGCCGCGCTATGCGGCCAAGCAGTTCGCGCGGCACGGCGCCGCCTCGGGGGTGGCCCCCGCCTCCCTGTGGCCGTCCCCGGAGCAGCTGCGCGAGCTGGAGGCGGAGGAGCGGGAATGGTACCCGAGCCTAGCGACCATGCAAGAGTCGCTGCGCGCGAAGCAGGAGGCCGAGGAGGCAAGGCGTCGTGCCAGGTGCGTGTGTGGGGGCAGGGGACCCACGGCCCCGAAACCACGGATCCTCCGTGAGAGGCGTGCGGAGTCCTGGTGGCGTAGGGTAACGTACAGGTTCACTTGGCTGAAAAACAAACTTCTAGGTAAATTCTTGTAGTCACTCAACTGCAGTTTTTGTGTTCTTTACTTTTCCTCTTCcgttaccactgagctgtattaacaaggtctcactattaACCATaactcatgttgcccaggctggccttgaatctagAATCCATCTGTCTTTACTTTCCAAAtatctgagattacaggcctgtaccaggCCCAGTCTCAACTGTTTTATCTTTACTGAATATTCTGTGCAGGAATTTCAAGATTACAAGGGACCCTTGGGAAGACAAAACATGGTTCTTGTGCATactggggccaggcagtggtggcacacgccttgaatcccagcactcaggaggcagaggaaggcagatctcagtgagttcgaggccagcctggtctgcagaggcaGTTTCTggatacagagagaccctgtctcaaacaaaaaaaaagtgtgtgtgggggggggggggcgcatgcAGGAGAACACATCAGTTTGCCCCTCCTTATGATGTTTAAGCAAAGCCTCATATAACCCGTTatatttactggaaaaatctCAAGGAGAGTTCCCAGTAAAGGGGACAGGTGGTGCAGTTACTGAGGTTGAGCCAAGcctagtggcacatgcctgtaactttGGAGAAGACATGGTTCAGAGGCAAAGGGGgaattctgagtttgaggacagccctCACAGCTATTCAGTGAGACCTTTTTATCGTAAGTAAACTAGTCATGATGGGagcacacctttactcctagccatctggagccagaggcaggtggatcgctgagtaagactctgtctttaaaaaaatgtcaggCAATTGGTGATGGGTGCCACCAGCACCCTGGTGGCAGTTCTTTGTgagtgagatcaaggccagcctttaCACTAcaaagttccagggcagccaggactacagagaaaacctgtcttaacAAAACCACACACGCACAAAAAGAAAGTTGATTTTAAACTATCTACGGTGTGCCCTGAAGCACTAGGCCAGTGTGGCTGGTGAGGGTGCTGGGTTCTGAAGTCCAGGCAGACACCTGTGAAGGAGGAACCTGTGAACGACCAGATCggaaaggaagaaagtgaagGCAAGCCACACAGACGTTTGGACGATGCCCTGACGGTGCAGGGCAGGTGAAATGTGCTCCTGGTATTTAACCTTGTCCTCTCAACAATTCTGAAAAGACAAGATCACCCTTTTCACAGATTAAACTGAGGCCTGGAGAAGCCATGTCGGCTGTCCAGAGTCATGCTGGCAGTGAAGGATGGAGCTGGTCCCCCATCTGTCCCACCCAGCTGGATGGGCCTGTCCTGCCATAAGGCTTGATTCCTTCAGTTTTCCTGTTTCAAGACTGAGTAAGATATGAGTGGACCTACTAATTCTCAGGACCAGAAGGAAACATCCAGTTGTTTCTGTGCCTGAATGTGGACCTGGCAGGTAACAGCGTGTGCAGTCAAGGAGGGCAGCCATGACCCAGGCATGAGCATGGTTTAGTAGACAGCTGGGTGAACAGGGTTGCCTGGTCTGCCCCTCACTGTCTGCTTTCCTCTGCAGGGAGCAGCACATTGCAGAGTGCATGGCCAAGATGCCACAGATGATTGAGACCTGGCGACAGCAGAAGCGGGAACGCTGGGAGAAAGCTCAGGCTGACAAGGAGCGCAGGGCCCGGCTACAGGCTGAGGCCCAGGAGCGCCTGGGTTACCACGTGGACCCAAGGAGTGCCCGCTTCCAGGAACTGGTACAGGACCTAGACAAGCAGCAGCGCAAGCGCCTCAAGGAGGAGAGACAGCGGCAGAAGAAGGAGGCGCAGGCTGCTGCTATGGCTTTGACtgaagcccaggacccggcaGTGTCTGGGGAACCCAGCTCCTGAAAGCCCCTCTCCTAATAAAGCCTGCTGCTGACAGCCCCTATTCTACACGTTCTCCCTCAGGTTGTGACTTTCCTGGGTCCCCTGGCTCGTTCCCCAACACCTGGGCTGTGTACACACCTGGACACTAGACCATGCCATGAACTGGGGCTTcagggacagagaagagggaCTGGATGGCAAATAATGAAGGAGCAGATGGCAGTGGAGAAGGCTTCTGTTTACCAACATTAATCTCCAGTAATTAGCCAGTTACCAGGGGAGCACAGCCAAAGTCTGCACGATAGAGGGAGCGGCAGCCCTTCTAGGGCTGGGCCAGGCAGGGCAGAGATGCTGGGGCCCtcaggtgaggctcagaggccGCGTCCACTTCTCAGCATGGCCATGTCACCCGTGCCCCAGCTAGCTCACAGATGGGAAGCTGGTGTGAGAAGCTGCAGTAGGCACGCACCATTATTAGggctcatttttaaaactttattcacTTCAAAACCTTTATCAGAGATGTGGTTCTGTCCTGGGGTAGGGTTGGCCTTGGCCTTCAGAACTGATGTTACCTCCTCTCCAGGCTGGAGGCCAAGGCCAGGCTGGGAGAAGGCCTTGGGCTTCTAATGAACCCACTCCAGATGGAAAGATTTGGGCCACTCCAATGGAGGATAAAGTTTAGGGCTCCAGCTTCCCCTCATcatggaggagggaggtgggttGTCCTTAGGGATGCTTCAGGGGATGGGGAAGCAGGCAGGCGCCTCTCCATCTGGCTGCAGGGAGCTGGGACAGAGGCCAAAAGGGGCCCATCTGTCGCCTCCTGGTCTTGCCAGCAACTTTGAGCAGGCTGGGCTCTGTTAAGAGGATGGGGACAGCTGTCTGGCCCAGGTCTTGTCGGActgagatgggaataggggccaCTTCAGGAAGGTAGGAATCTGGGCTaggtgttttttcttctgttttttaaattgtttttgatttttttcttcctcttaaataaacatgaatatatatatatatatatgtatgtgtgtgtatgtatatattttatatatatacatacacacacacacttttttcttttataaaacttttgtggagtggggtgggggcatTCTGGCCTCCCAGCATCACTCATCATCAAAGTTCTGACTCAGGAGGAAGTTGGCAGCCAAGTTCTCATTTTTTTCACACGCGAAGTAGGCCTGGATCACCAGGCTCTCTGGAAAGCCCAGTGCCTTCAGCTGTGGGAAGATGGGCAGGGGtaagaaggagggaggcagggggctgCCCACCATGAGTGGCCCTTCAGCCAGGCCTCTTACCCTTTCTATAGCTTCCTTCTCCTGCGGTGTCACCTGGATGTAGTTCATCTGCGGGGCCTCCTCGCCTACGGCACcgacctctccctctacatcagAGATGTCCGCCAGCTCTCCAGGGGGCTCATTCAACATCTGGATGAACTGCTCCTGGTGACGGCTGATTTGCTGTGAGAAAAAGGAGAACGAGGACAGCCCACAGTCACTGACATGTATGCTGGATCCCATTACAGCCCTTGCTTAAACACTAACGCTCTGAAGGTACCTGCTCCGGCCAAACAGCCACGTAGCCATGGCTATGCTGGGGAgatgggcatgatggcacacgcctttaatcccagcactggggaggcggagtttgaggccagcctggtctacagaggagtttcaagctagccagggctatgtttTGTCTCAATTACATGTCtcaataagacaaacaaaaagtaaataaatgtaccaaagctagacatggtggttcataccagtaatctcagcacttgggaagaagctgaagcaggaggaccaccatgagtttgaagccagtctaacCTATATAGtgagactaaagaaaaaagtTCAAGTAACTGCAGATACGCTAGTTAAGTCACTGAGGCTTTGTGGGAGGGACCAACTGTCTTGCAGAAGAGGGGAGCTTGCCTCTGGCTAAAACAGGCGCCAAGTGGAAGTGCCCTGGGGTGGATCTCCTGGGCAAGGCTCAGAAGAGCTCTGGAGCGCCAACAGCACAGAAAGCCTGGGGAGACCTCTCTTTCTCCTGGGGCAGTGGAAGCCACAGTGGCAGACAGGCAGTTCCTACTTCTCCTTGTGGTTTGCAAGTGAGCCCAGGCCTCAACCTAAGCACCAGCACTCCACTACGGAGGCACTCCTACCCTGTGcagcctttctctcctttctgtcttctttgaGATGATCTCACTAATAGAAGGAGCTGGCTTCAAGGTCAgtgaccctcctacctcagcctcctagtgctgggcttacaggtttGCACTACCACACTCAGCCCTGAAACCTATTAAATACACTCGACTTAGAAGAAACCAGAGGTTCTGATGCAGCCCTTGGCTTCTGCAGACATCTGACtatttccacattaaaaatgACCTTTTCAGCAATCTGGCTTCTTGGACAGTTCACAGGGGCACTGTGTAGAATCAGGAGACATGAGAGGAAGATGCCAAGACACTGGGTGGGAGACGTGCTGCCAGTGGGGTAGAAGCAGAGACAGTTCCCAGGAGGCTGCCAGAGGCCCAGGGCAGAAACAAGTGGACCTGAAAACTCAAGAGGTCCAGGAAGTCCTCTCATAGCTCAGATGAGTGTTCCAAGGCTTCTGGTGGATGACACGGGTTCAAGACAGCACACAGGGTCAGGGTGAGGGTCAGATCAGGAAAAAGGCCAGGAATGAGAAGCAGGAAGAGGGTCTACAGGTACAGCAAGAACCCAGGAGAGCGCTGTGGTCAGAGTCCAGGACCCAGACATATGGCAGCCTGCTCTGGGCTTGACCTCTTCAGCAAGGGGATGTCAGCAGCACCCACACCTCGTGGGAGTCTGATTACACATAACCCTGAGGTCTTCAGGGAGCCAGGGACTAGGCCTGTGCTAGTTCTGCTTTCTTCGAGCAAAGCTTAGTCCCTGGGTGGTCCCCTAAGGAACTGGAGAAGGCACCTGCCTCAGTTCCCTCGCCCTGGGCCGCACCTGCAAGAGCTGAGGGTTCTCCTGGCCCAGCTGCTGCAGCAGTGCTGGGAGCAGCGCTGGGTTCTGCTGGATCACTTGCCGCATGTTCTGGAACTGGGGCTGGTCGCGCAGGAACTCCAGGGGGTTCTCCCCTGCTAGTGGCAGGAAGAGGTGTGGTGAGACCCCCGCAGGGGCTCCTGAGTCTAGACTGTAGGTGCCCACACATAATCATCCATCCTACTCACCTGCTTCTGTGGCCGGCTGTTCGGGTACCTGGCTCTCCTGGACAGAACCATGTTCTGGTTCGGGGCTTCCGGGAATTCCCTGTCAAGGATCCTGCTTTTTAATTCTCTCCAACAGACCCACTTCCCCCTCCCAAGTGATCAGCCTGACAGGAGACTGGAAGGCCTCATCCCTGCCTTCCATGCTCTCTGTCCGGGCTCTTTTGGAAGCCTTCGGTGGCAACACACGATACCCAAGATCCTATGGGGTAGGATCTACCTCCACTGCCTGTTGAGGCACCACAACCTGGAGACTCCCTCACCGTGAGCAAGTACTCCACAGCTCTGTGGGGGTTGTTGTAGCTGGCCCTCAATGCGGCCACAACCCGCTCCCGCTCGTAGCCCATGGACATGATCTCAGTCAGCATCGTCTCATACTCAGAGCCAGTCACTGTGGAGGGAGCAGCAGGGCCTGGGTCACCAGGAGCACAGGAGGGCAGCTCCCAGACCCTCCCAGACCCAGACAAGGCTGTCAAAGGCTGATAGCTGGGTCTCCCAGTCGCCTCTGCCCTGAGGACCACCCACCCACCTAATGTGGAAGCTGCGTCTTCCTCTCGCCCGCTGCTACCTGAAGAGGGAACAGAGCTGCAAATTCAAGAGAGAGAAATCGGACCCTGGCTTCTGGTGGCTTGCCCTCCCCGCAAGTGATCGGACCACACTGGAAGGAACAGAAGAAGGGCACAGGTAAGGCTACTGTTCTTCCTTACCCAGAAATGGATTCTGGAGATGTTGGGGTGGCTGAATCCTCTGATGGGCTCTTGTCCTCTCTGCTGGTAGGTGGAGGATGGGACATGCCTGATGCCGGAGCTGGAGGGAAGGGTGCAGAGGCCTCCGGGGCAGCAGCGGCGGGCGAGGCCTCCGGGGGTGCTGGAGTACCTTGGCCAGCCTTGGCCTGTGACAGCAAGAAGGGGGTCAGGCAGCAGCACCCCTATCAAGCCTCAACACCCTGCCCCGCCACAGCCCCACCCTGCCTACGGCTAATCTCTCCTGGGCACACAAGGTCTTTGCCAGCATCCCAGCTAATCTACCCACCTTGGTCACCATGACAACCACAAAGTTCTTCTCATCTATATGGTATTCCTTGATGGGGACATCATCACTCAAGATCTTGCCAGCATAGATGAGTTTCTGTCCAGCCACAGGGAAAGCATCTCTGCCCTTCTCAGCTTCTATCTTCTCTTTCAGGACCTTCACCTGGAATAAGGAATACAGGCATTAAAAACAAGACTTTAgtagtgtggtgtgtgttcaCAAATAGCGCTAACACTCTAAGATACCCTCAGTGAAGTCCAGGCAAGGTTGTgcacacacttaatcccagcacttgggagagacaagtggatcacttgtgagttccaggctagccagggatatacagtgaaactgtctcaaataaaataaggACTCCTTTCCCGACCCTTTTACTTTAGGGAAAAAGCTTTGCTTTCATCATGAGATTCCTGTTCATTCTGGCCAGCTGACAGCACTCTattgcgtggtggtggtggtggtggtggtttaggGATGGACCCAGGGCCTGCACATACTAAGTGTTCCACAAGAGCTCCATCCCCAAACCCTGTTTTACAACGGCTTCTGGAGCAGAACAGAACTCGTCAGTCACTGTTCTGGAGAAGAAAATCAAACTTGTATTTCAGATGCCATGTGGTTGAGAAGGGAAAGCGCAGTAAGGAAATGAAAGGGTCTACCCACCGCTGGCCTCCAGCTGTTCTGTACTTATTGAGGACTTCCTTTTCCCCTCGTTTTTTTGTAAcagggtcttattctgtagctcaggctggcctggaactaaaaACAATCCCCCTGTCTTAGCCTCAGTGTTCAGGGATTATATACATGACCATCATGTCTAGACTTCACTGGGGGTATACAAGTGGCTTCATAGTACAGAAGGTTCAGGGGAGATGGCCCAGGTCAGTACTACCAcctacttgggaggctaaggcaataCAGATCACTTGAGCCACATTGGAAAACAAGACCTCACgctcaaaaagcaaaagcaaacataaGTTCACGCAGCATGTTGAGGCTGCTGTCATGAAACAGAAAGAATTTTAACCCTATCTCTGCCAATACTTGCTGTGACCATGGTAAAGTTCCTTAACTCTGAGGCTGTCAAAGGAGGGCGTCAGGAGTCCCCAAAGGACAACACTCTTTCGCAGACTCAGCAAGATGACACTGGTAAAGAATAACCGGCCAACAAACACGGACGACCAAAACTATTAAGACCAAGACCATTTATTGTCATCAACATTGTCGTCACCGGTTGGCACCTCTTAGCCACTGATGCCACCCTGGGCCACCCGAGCAGCTTGCAGGCTGGGGACACGGAGCCGGCGGCTGACACCAGAGCGGGCCTGGGGACTCGCCCTGGGACCAGCCCGGGAATGGCGCCCGAGTCGCCGGGGCAGGGCAGAGTCGGTGGGGGGATCCGAGGAGGTCGGGCAGCTGGGGAAGGGGAGCAGGGTCCGGCCGCACGTCCTCCCCGCCCCTCCCGTTGGATCCgggcctccctgcccccacccaccctggCCCCCGGTTGCTCCCGCCCCTGGGCTCCGGCCCGCACCGTCTCCTCAGGCTCCATGCGTATCTTGAAGGTCTGCTGCTGCAACGTTTTAAGTGTGATGGTGACGGCCATGGCGGGGCCGGAGCAATGCGGCAGCCCGGGATCCTCGTACAACATGCAACTCACGCCGCGGCCATCTTAGCGCCCAGCTGCGCCGTGCTTCAAGCACTTCCGGGGCAAGTGGGAAGCGCGCGTATATCGTCAGCTTGTGTGACCCGCTTGTAaccactccctgacctctggagCATGCGCGGTAGCACTTCCTTACCTTAGACATGCGCAAACAATTCAGCTTTGAGCTTTGCTGTGGACAGACATCGCGTCGTCTGGATGACGTCATGCCTGTCAATAGTGATGTCATATGCCCGCAGCATGGCCTCTAAGCCCTCCCCTGACTCCAAGTTTTTATGGTATTGGTTATACATATAGTGACCTAATTCGGATCTGGCCAAAGGAACCCCGCAGAGCACTGCTAAATGACCCCCTCAAACCTAAAACAAGGGAAGTTACCATAAATCTCAAAGGTAGAAAACAGGGTCACTTATGAGACTCCATTTTCAAGGACTACCTTATTAACTTTTGGGATAAACTCACTTCGAGTTCATGGGTCCCCTACCTCTTCGTAATCTCCAATGACTGACCGTTCATTAAACACCTCAAAAATATCTAAACATTTTCAAGGCTCCTTTACAATACATCAATTCTTCCCTCCATAGATTTCCCTTGCTTGCACCCACATTTTTCCAGAAGATAAGGACTATTTTAAGAAGCCTTAGGCCACCATCACACACTAAAAGGTAATGAAAACGTCAGACATGGGAGGCTGGGGCACTTCATCCAGGGTGATTTTAAGGGGCTAAAGTGAAGCTATGCTTAAGCTCTCAGTAAAGAGAATGTGAAAAGCATCAACATCCCCTTATGCCAAACCGACGACCTAACTACTCACTACTTTACAGCTTGCTTTGCTGAATGTTTCTAGCCACACCAGTGACTAGTCAGTTACCAAAGACCTGCCTCCCTCCGGTCACCTGAGCAGCCTAGACTCCTTCAGAATTGGCAAGGTTCTGGCAAAGGGCTAGATCAATTTCCTTCTAAGAACACAGGCCTTCTGCCTACTTTCCAACTGGAGTTTAAATGACAACCTTGTGAAGCCCAGTCCCCTGAATGccatttctttcctcttgtgGTATGGCTGGAAGCCAGGGCATGCTAGGTAAGCCATCTCCAACTGAACATAACCCAGTCCTTGGACCAATCCCTTTTCTATCAGCTCAGTCCTAGAAGCATGGGCCCTTGGGTTAAGCCAGTCACTCTGAATTTAGTTCCTTGACTATAAAATGagctaccagcattcaccccactGATGTGAGGCTTGAAATTTCACAACTATCCTATGTAGTAGTCTCAGAAAGCAGACCAAGAGATCCACCCCACTGTAACAAGACTGTTAGGATTAAGGCTCATTTCACATATTGGCCCCAGCAGTCACTAAGCTCTAGCCAGCAGTCAGCCTGTCACTCACGTCTGTTACCAGGACAAGGGAATTACTTACTATAGGGAGTTCGGGCATCAAAACCTGACAGCTGCTCTCCCGCTTGAAATTAcaggatatacatatatacacccaTGTCATTTTGTGGGACTCTGCCAACTCTAATAGCTCAAACGTGAGCCACCAGCACCCCGAAAGGCCACTTTTGATTCCCTGACGTACATCCTCCCAGAGAAGGAGACACGGTAGGGAAGACACAAAACTTAATTTAATAGAAATTTTGTTTGTAGTTCTTACACTCTCAGTGTGAGCTGTGCAGAACTGGCTGCCCCACAAGTGGCCCAGTCCTGGGGGCAAGGGAGAAAGGGGATGAGAAGACCCCCattcttcctcagtgctgggggtggggggacaccaccctttctcctgccctccTCTGAGATCCAGGAAGGAGAGCAGATTGAAATATCAAGCCTAGGACTTTTCCTCCACACCCTTGTTCCTGGAGTTGGAGGGCAGTGACCACGGGTTGAGAGATaaagggacacaaggaaaagatgTTGATTCAAATGAGAAGCCAGGAGGTGAGGGCTGAAGGAGAATTAAGACAAacaccagtaaaaaaaaaaatgggtggggggGCACAGAATCAGAATCCACCCCAGATCTGAACCTgcctggaaaaaaatgaaaagttccTGAGTCTCATAGAGACATTATTGGGAGCAGCCAGCTCTGCAGCGGGGTGTCCAGGCTCAGTCCAGCCCTGGAGGCAGGTGGCGTGGCCTCTACAGCTCATCCTTGGCCTGGCCAGGggcctcctcctcatcttcctccttctcatcctcatcttcctcatcttcATCTCGGTCATCTTCATCCTCTTTGTCCTCAGCATCTTCCTCCTCTTTACGCTTCttgtcctcttcttcttccttcagcCTCTGCTCTTCATCCTGCTTGTCCTTCATCTGCTTTTCAGAAGCCTGTGGAGACGGACCACACCGGTTTAGTACCTGGCTCTCACCTGCCTGTCAGTCCCTCCAGCTGACCCTAGTAAGAACCCCGGCCCACCTTGGTGACACCCCATGTCTCATTGCCAAACTCCTCTGCATAGGCCTCATCGTTGGTGATGAGA is a genomic window of Peromyscus maniculatus bairdii isolate BWxNUB_F1_BW_parent chromosome 5, HU_Pman_BW_mat_3.1, whole genome shotgun sequence containing:
- the Gadd45gip1 gene encoding large ribosomal subunit protein mL64 — translated: MAAAATPARGLLRLPAALGPRSCNYHAPPPPRRRPGPQWPDPENLLSPRWQLGPRYAAKQFARHGAASGVAPASLWPSPEQLRELEAEEREWYPSLATMQESLRAKQEAEEARRRAREQHIAECMAKMPQMIETWRQQKRERWEKAQADKERRARLQAEAQERLGYHVDPRSARFQELVQDLDKQQRKRLKEERQRQKKEAQAAAMALTEAQDPAVSGEPSS
- the Rad23a gene encoding UV excision repair protein RAD23 homolog A isoform X2 gives rise to the protein MLYEDPGLPHCSGPAMAVTITLKTLQQQTFKIRMEPEETVKVLKEKIEAEKGRDAFPVAGQKLIYAGKILSDDVPIKEYHIDEKNFVVVMVTKAKAGQGTPAPPEASPAAAAPEASAPFPPAPASGMSHPPPTSREDKSPSEDSATPTSPESISGSVPSSGSSGREEDAASTLVTGSEYETMLTEIMSMGYERERVVAALRASYNNPHRAVEYLLTGIPGSPEPEHGSVQESQVPEQPATEAGENPLEFLRDQPQFQNMRQVIQQNPALLPALLQQLGQENPQLLQQISRHQEQFIQMLNEPPGELADISDVEGEVGAVGEEAPQMNYIQVTPQEKEAIERLKALGFPESLVIQAYFACEKNENLAANFLLSQNFDDE
- the Rad23a gene encoding UV excision repair protein RAD23 homolog A isoform X1 — translated: MLYEDPGLPHCSGPAMAVTITLKTLQQQTFKIRMEPEETVKVLKEKIEAEKGRDAFPVAGQKLIYAGKILSDDVPIKEYHIDEKNFVVVMVTKAKAGQGTPAPPEASPAAAAPEASAPFPPAPASGMSHPPPTSREDKSPSEDSATPTSPESISGSVPSSGSSGREEDAASTLVTGSEYETMLTEIMSMGYERERVVAALRASYNNPHRAVEYLLTGIPGSPEPEHGSVQESQVPEQPATEAAGENPLEFLRDQPQFQNMRQVIQQNPALLPALLQQLGQENPQLLQQISRHQEQFIQMLNEPPGELADISDVEGEVGAVGEEAPQMNYIQVTPQEKEAIERLKALGFPESLVIQAYFACEKNENLAANFLLSQNFDDE
- the Rad23a gene encoding UV excision repair protein RAD23 homolog A isoform X3: MLYEDPGLPHCSGPAMAVTITLKTLQQQTFKIRMEPEETVKVLKEKIEAEKGRDAFPVAGQKLIYAGKILSDDVPIKEYHIDEKNFVVVMVTKAKAGQGTPAPPEASPAAAAPEASAPFPPAPASGMSHPPPTSREDKSPSEDSATPTSPESISGSVPSSGSSGREEDAASTLVTGSEYETMLTEIMSMGYERERVVAALRASYNNPHRAVEYLLTGIPGSPEPEHGSVQESQVPEQPATEAAGENPLEFLRDQPQFQNMRQVIQQNPALLPALLQQLGQENPQLLQQISRHQEQFIQMLNEPPGELADISDVEGEVGAVAEGTGLSREPGDPGLLRV